The genomic stretch CagtttgcaaaaacaaaatatatttatagaaatgcAGCACTTTTGATTACTTTTGATTTCCATTTTGCAGACCAACAGTACTTTCCTTCAAAGTCAGAGCTTTTAAAAATTCCTACCTATGAAGATGAAACCACCCATCAAATAAACAAGTGTATAGATAGTGAGATGTAACAAACCTGTTATATAAATCAATTATCCTCTTGGCATAGGAGTAACCTGAGTTCGACTCATGTGGAGGACCATCATGGATCTATGAACAAGATCATTCAGTGTTAGATTTCACACTTTGTCCCTGCTGCTGCAGTCATAAAGATTTATCCCGGGATAGTTTTATTCAACAGGGATCAAAATCTACATCGGCTGCTGTTGTTAAAAGCACCATATGAGTAAATATggattataataatgattaaagaGGAGGAAATatacatctttattttttatactgtatgACTATACTTATATAGATTCTAAAGTACAAATCTATGTGccagttgtgtgtgtatgtgtgtaccaTAGTCTCATCAATCGGGTAAGTGGTTTTATCCGGGAAAATGCACGTGGACAAAGACGAGACGACTTTCTCCACGTCAAACTCGTGAGCCATGTGCAGCACGTTAATATTCATAGCCATGTTTTTCctctaaaacaaaaacaaaaattatttcagctaattatgtgtatttctgtgtgtgtatatgtgtttgtctgtctttctgtgtgtatgagatTTACCCAGAAGTCTAGGTTCTGTTTCATGTGCATGAAGAGACTGCCCACCATTGCTGCGAGGTGAATAACATGTGTGGGCTGATATTTCTCGAAGATGGCCCTCGTCTCAGCTTCGTTTCTGGAGTAGGTGCATGAAATATTATTCATAActccatcacatcatcactttCCTTTGCATTATATCAGTACCGCGCGATACAACAACGATAAGTCTGATTTGTGAAGAGGTTTTTGTAGAAGAGTCTCTGCCACTAGTTGGGGAAGtgatagttcagtggttaagatggttGATTTCTGCTTTAAAGGTTGTGAGCTTAAATCCCAGAATCActaagatgccactgctggggccccaccctcaactgcttagttgtaaaatgacaaaaatgtttttctggatcaggatgtctgccaaatgatgtaaatgttaatgCTCTTGTTCTAATATTATTCTTTATAtagtggaaaaaacaaaaacgtggTGACAagacaataataatgatgataacgTGTTTAGGGCTGGGTTTGAAGCTCACGTCAGGTCTGCATCTTTGGAGCTGATGAAGATCCATTCTTCCCCTTCCTTCGCTCCTCCTTCCTGCTTTACCACACGCTCTATAGCTTTCCCCACGAGGCCACTGCCACCTGTCACCAGCACCCGCATCGGCTTCTTCTTACCATCCATCTGCCAAAACAAATATTAGGAATGTGAATATAAATTCATACACTAAAAGCCCAGCTTGATTTAcacacagatgatgtgtaaataATGACAATTCATATCAAGTTCATGCAAATCAGTGTTGGGTAGCCACTATACTGCACTGGCTTAATCCAATCTAACCCGCATTAGAAACCAATTCATTTAACTAATCTAACAAACTCATTTAACATGAAAAAGACCCTGGACCCATTCTTATTGTATTACAGTTGCTGATTATACAAGTTGAGAGAACAAGAACAATGAGTGCAAACATTCCCATCATAGAATCAATGTTTTCATGGCACACATTGACTTCCTTGACTTCACAACTCAACATCGTTAAGTGGCTCAAACAACCTGAGCATTAATCATGAATATCAATTTATTTGCAATGAAAATATTAAGTTAAGAAAACAACAGCTTGTGATTGGGTGGCATTTATAGATGTTAGCAATAAATGAAAAGTTtaaaacacctagtcttttattgtttttctgaggaaaaaactttatttccattGAAACATCCTCTTAGCATGAATaaaagctttacacacactcgcCTGTTCAGTGGGCTCTAGTTGTGTCACCACTGACCAATTGGCGATTTTATGCAGTCGTTCATTGACAGGCGACTTGCGTTGACAAAATCATTACTTGTATGAAAGCACTTGAATGCCTGGCATGTGTGGAATTACGAGATTAACTGGAAACACATTTAACTGCAGTCTCTGTCCCATGTGTTCCTCACTACCTCGCAAACCTGTAATGTCATTTCCTGGAGATGCAAATGTCATGTAAATGCTGCAGGTGACCAAAATAATATCAAAAAGCTCTAATACACTGGTAAGGATAGAACAAAAATCCAAGACCATAAAAGAAGCACAATCCATTAGTGTTGTCTTACGTTGAGCATATTGAGTATAGAGTCACATCCTGAATTATGACCAAGGTGGCAGAAGTGATTTTTATGGTGCCACTTGATAATAAAGCACAACACACATGATTACACTAacacttattaaaaaataaattagacaAAAGAAAGGCATCCTGGTACTGTCTATTTGTGATAAGTAAACAATAGTTACCTTTTCTAAGTTCTGATGTAGAGAGAAAAACTCGCAAGGTGTTGCATGGAAGGGTGCAAAAAGTCTGTTGCCTCTGGGAATTATGAGTCCAAATGTTAGATACCTGTCTGACAatctgtgtgggtgtgggtgtggcccGTTCGCAAGGAATCTATTTGCCAAATGAACCGGTTCATTTAAATCAAACAGAAagatcatttgtttgtttaagcaACAGACACATACAAGCTGATGTAATTTGATGAAATGTTtctgtgatgtaaaaaaaaacaatgaatacaATTTATCTTCAGTTCAGAATATATTGGaaataaaatatgttaaaaaaatatgaaaagatgaaaaaaaggtGAATTGTTTCTTTGTTGTATCCTAAAGTTTCCACTAGGTGTCGTATTACCCGTGTTGTCCTCATCGTTTAAAAGTCAATTGAAGGTAATTTCATGCTGGAGGCCTGCAATGTTTGTATTTGTCATTATGCATTCTTCAGCAGTAGGTAAAGGGTTGACTTCCTTTCAGTACAGGTGGCAGTGTGATTTATACACTAACATTTATACTAAATGTCTATCTATGTCTAGACATGTCTATCTGAATCTATTTTTACACTTGATGTCTTtatgtattcattatttttaataatcaatTTCTAATAATTATCAAGTCATTAAGTGATATCATTGCTCCtactatttttgtgtttttaaatgtgcaataataacaacaaaaacattttgtgcacTAACTGTGCaatatgttttaaaactttattagtattctcttttctcttctcttctcttcttctcttctcttctcttctcttctcttctcttctcttctctggaTTTTCCTCTTATAAAAATCATGTCaaccaaaagcaaaaaaacaacgtCTTGATAAAAAGGTTGAAGTTCcatgatttattaaaaagaaagtctgcaaacacaaaaattaagaaaggcagaaaacaGAATCAAACAGTCTGAAGTCCAGAAATATACAAGGCcataagacaaaaaagaaaaaactttttaacgAAAAACTCAACAGACAAGAGGAGAACAACATGGAGAAAGAATTGGCACATTTAATCAACCAAAAAGGAAATCTTGAAAGTCAGTGGCCAAATTTGACTGACAGTTGAATATGTAGATAATTAGAGGTGTAGATAAAGGTCATATATCATTCTTGGTTGTGTGTCTCTTACACATACAGCTTTTAAACAGACACTGTCTATGTAAACTAattaaagtatttatatatttcaattaACATTACTCTAATTTCTAGGAATTCCCTCTGGGTGAAACTGATCCTGTGCAAGACAGTGGACAATCTGATCAGAAAACAATTCCAGGGAATAAAAtgctgaatgaaataaatagtaaaatgaATCGAACGAATGAAATGAAAACGCCACCAAATTAATGTGTTTTGGAGCAAAGTATTGCTCAGCATTTACTAACTGAGCCGTCTTTGTTCTGTTTAGTGATACTCTGGTCCTTGATCTTATGTTTTAAGCTTTCTAAGATTGCCTGTAGAATTGGATTTATTTACCTCCACCTCCTataaatattacagtttttctcgatTGCTAAGACACATTTCTTGAAAGCTGGTCTCCTTTTCTCTAAACTGTAAACACAAAACCCAATTATCAAGCTACATTCACAAAACCTCAGACTCTTCTTGCAAAACCAAACTTTCACCTCAAAACAGTTCAATCTGTGCTCAAAACTGAACTATGTTGTCAAATCGTGCCCCGAgtcaatcaaaattaaaatcactaCGGAACAGTCACTAAACACTAcgtagaaaaatagaaaacacaatgctcaggACATGAAGCtggagaaataaatgtttattgttcacTGTAGGCTAaacccctggtggtctagtggttaagacgcagcgctctcaccgctgcgacccgggttcgtttcccggtcagggaaccatccccagccactctcagtgccggtcccaagcccggataaattggggagggttgcgttaggaagggcatccagcgtaaaacatgtgccaaatcaaacatgcggaggatccgctgtggcgacccctaacgggagaagccgaaagaaagtttgtttgtttgtttgttcactgTAGGCTAAATGCatgttgcaaaacaaaaaaacctgtgcATTTAGCACttgtacaaaaagacaaaacaaaaatcttgtGCATTtacttgtaaaaacaaacagaaatcttATGCGGTTGCCACTTGTGTACAGTAAgcccatgtaaaaataaagtacaaaaatatacaaataagtgCATTACTCAGCCACAGCATCATGTCTCCATACTAAGTCCCATGGCTTGCAGGAGATTTACCCTGGTGTAAGGTTGGCGTTCATGTACCTTTCATCGCCATGAGGAGAAGAATTCCTCAATGGGGTTTAGGAAAGGGGAGTATGGTGAAAGGCAAAGATTGATAAAACCTTGGTTTATATTGAACCACTCTCTAACCTGGAGGGCTCTGTGAAAACTCACATTGTcccaaacaacaacatagatGGGAGGCTCATCCTGCTGCCCTAACACAGCATCTTGCGTGTGATTAAGGAAAATGAGGAGCTGGTGAGTGTTGTAGGGCCCCCGGTTGGCATGATGGTGGACAACCCCATGATTGCTGATGGCAGCACATAATGTGACATTGCCACCACGCTGCCCAGGAACACCAACAATGGCCCGATGGCCAATCACATTACGGCCGCTCCTTCTCCTTTTGGGGAGATTAAACCCAGCTTCATTCATGTACAAATATTCATGGGGTCTTTCTATTGCATCCAGTTGAAGAACCCTCTGTAGAAATAGATATAGTTTTGTAAGTGATACGGAAAAAGTGATTTAGGCCACTACAGTAAATCACTACTTAGATTAATCAACATTGAATGTGTCTGGATAAATGCCAACCTGTACATACTGGAATCTTTGCTCTTTGACTCTGTCTGAGTTGCGATCAAAGGGCACTCTGTATAGCTGTTTTATGCGCAGTCTGTTGCGCTTGAGGACACGATCAACAGTAGAGAGGCTGACACTGATGATACCCTCATAATTTACATGGTCCTCAATGATCTTCTACTGAATTTTACTCAGTTTAATGGCATTGTTCTCACGGACCATATCTCTTGGTGGGGGGAGAACATAAATGTACATgcacatgtacatgtacatacatgtCCTTCCACCCCTATGTGGCAGTCATTCAATTTTACAAAAAGAGAACATGGagttacaaaaaatatacatggaATACTAGGCCTACAAACAGTTAGACCAACCCTCCATTACAATACTACAGTACATTGGTACAGTGATGTActtaaacatatatttacttatatagTATGTCATACAGTAATTGCTGTcaacatttacatactgtactataatgtCAAAAAAAGGTAATTACCTGTTCTCTTCTCTAAATCTTTGGATTATGGTGAACACAGTGAATCTACTGATGTTTGGTTGTACCCTTTTTCCAGCCTCCATCATGCTCATACAATGAACAAGAACAACAATGAACAAGAACATGGTCAATCACAGTAGCTCTGATTTCATCAGATATTACTGTTCTTTGTCTTTGCTGACCACCTTGACCTTCTCTTACACAAACTCTTCCTCTTAGATTTCTATCCATTGTAGGGTCTCACAAACCAGTGCTCTCTTACTTACTTTATTTGTTCCCTCACATCATTAGCCACAAGTGTAAGCCATTTTGAGTTGTTGTGTTCAAGTGGTGACACTTGTGCTTTAATTGTGTTTGACTTTTGTCACCTGTGCTCACCATTATGCAGCACGGGTGCATcacaatgaaaatgtgttggcAAGTTGTGTCCACACAGGTGAAAAGTGCTTATGGTTTTGCCAAAAGAGTGATTGATTCAATCAGTGGATTCAGGCAACTGAGCATTTGGTTCAGACAATAGGGTTTAGTGTTTTAgaaattgagaaaaactgtaaagcaAATGTTTGTATGAATGATTTAACAAAAGAATTCATTTGTACTCATGGGGAACAGTGTGTAATCTGTTATGGTGAGCACACAACATCACACTCGGTCATCGGATTTGAGGAAAGGTTTTATTAGAATCTTGTTATACAGTGTAACAAATAGTAATTGTAAAACCCACACAGGCCATTCCAGACTAAAACCTGGCACCTAAAGGTTTTTTTACCTGCCCAACAtcacatttttgtatatatatatatatatatatatatatatatatatatatatatatatatatatattgatttgtTACATCAGCAGCCATGTTTCCACAAGGTCACCCCTACAGCAATAATATCAGTGAATATCATTTAGAAAATAAGACATAGTTAAAGGGCCTAAAGAATCTGTATAAATCtgtttgtgtattatttaataatcaCATAATTCTCACAGTTGTCACCGATTGACTGCATTTAATTCTCCAGACACCAcagtgatttttaaacaatctAATTTCTATTGTTAATAATTTTAGATGATTTAATCAGAATAATAAGGCACACCAGTTTGATTTTAAATCAATTTGTAAACCGATATCCTGAGATTTTATGGAAAACTGTGGCTGAAGAGCGTTGACAGGTGCTTCACATTACATGCTGCAAAGTGTGAAGAACGTGTCACTCATCAGTTTCAAGCTGGACGGTCATTTGCGAGCGATGTCATAATTAGCAGCTAACCAATCACACGTCTCCTTCACAGCTGAGGAAAAAGCACAGGTAAGTCCAGAATATATAGCACAGGTAATATccattatattgtgtgtgtatgtttttaccTATATGGAATGGAGTTAAGGTAAAATTAGGAAGGTAGCGTCTCAGTTTGGCGTTGTTTGCCATTTTCTTCAGCTGGCCATCGGGTTTGCTGGTATCATACTGAACACATCAGTCAAAGGCCATACTTTGTATTTTActgacttttacacacacacagcttgtaTACGTGAAGAAAAGGATACAATCACAGGTCCTGTGAAGCCGAAAGCTTCCACAATCACATCGACTGCAGTTTTATTGGATATCTCATCTTCTTCTCCAACTGTGAACAGAACAGTGTGAGAGAAAGCCAGAGTAAGCAAACAGTGCCAAAGCTCAGTATTTTACAAGCCGACTtgcaaaatttaaaaagaaataataaaaattcagtacttttgtattttaaacGTTGTATTTTAAGATCAAAAGATCAACACTATGAATTCGAAGCAAAGTATTAACACTAGAATTACTGACTTCTATTTTCTGGTGCACGTCTTGAGGTGTTATTCAcccctgctgagattttcacagttcttcagctcgattctcctcctgcttttgttgtgcaaaccacccaacacctgtgaggcctggcacatttgcgtttgtttactgagactgagagagcctagtgagttcaggagacccacgagAGCTTGAATTTAGAGCTTGAACTAGCAGAGTTGCCTTcagctttactgttaaattctgcatatccttGTAAAGGACCCTAAGTTGTCGGAGTTCCTCCAGAATGGCCGCCTTATCTTCACGGAGTTGCCAAATCTCCTGAGATGTCCTAGGCAGCTTGTCATTGTGTGGTAAACTgtgtgtctgcctctagtgtAGCCTGGAGATACAGCCAGTTTTGATCTGTTCTCCCTCGAAATGCAAGCTCTCGTGGGTCTCCCAAACTCATTAGACTCTGAGGGAGATGGTGAACTACAGTGTGAACTACCAGTGGCCATTCGACATCGTGCAACCTGTCACTCAGCAATGACCATTTAGCAGTGGTCACTCAGCAGTGGCCTttcagcatgcattctgcatcacgcaacctactgAAGAGCAGCTAAGATAGCAAAAATCACCTCATATACGATCagttctatacccagtaaagttgagtgttctgaatcctgtactgTGTTTTGACTGACActctggggcgagtacaatcccctgatcagcgcacaccagatagtgaaaatccTAACATCTTGTCCTTCGAGCTGGataggaaaacttcctaacaatTGGTCGTAATTCTGTCCATTGTGACTGTGTATGTAAGGGAGTGGCATTGCATGATTACAGCACAGTGCTGTGCATAAAAGCAGACCGACCCAGGCGGGACAATAATTTTTTCTTCGCATTTTTGAGAACACACATCAGGATGGCCTCCGTATCACTGCCATGCAGGAAGAACCTCTCCGCACAACAGGCTTTGGCCTGGCTTCAGAAAATGGACAAAGCTGGTGGAGGAGAGATTTCATTTGTCCAGCAGGCCACTGATACCTCCTCAGAAGAATCCTAaaaggagacggaacaagaacCCAACATGCCTCCACGGAAGATGCACCGTGGTACTGGGAAGCCCTGTCTGAGCCAGATGGCAAAAGACGGCACTGTGTGGGTAGAGGAGGACATTGGAATGCCCCGTGCAGTAGCAAATCACTTGTGTTTCACTGTGCACGTGAGTTTGCTAAGGTTTGTCATTGCCATAgtacatatgatatttatataaacccatttagagtgaggttcatgtaaatttaccattttctatttgtttatcttccGACAGCGTAAAATTACAAGTGTGCTCCAAATCTTCCTTTGCCTGTTAGACGTGGGAATGCTGCAGACCATCAGGGAGTCCATCAAGCCTGCAGAACAGAGCCGGACTGGAATTTGGCAATTCATGAACTGATAGCattcatttcaattttatttgtaagagCAATCATGTGTCCTGTTGGTGCCATTGTGGATTGCTGGTCAGAAAGCTTTCTGGTGCCAGTAatcaaattgttttatatagcacctgggttcaggaggaacgttgtttcatttcactgtgtattgcATCAGCTATACATGTCAAAAAGTTCAgattataggatccaaggcagatgcaaaaggagcaggggagaaaagctgtgcagagctgaatcaggaagccgattcagggagctgattcagggagccgattcagggagccgatgtgCGCGGAGGGTGAGGATTCTGAGCCGGAAACCATAGCGTGTTTAgcgcgagccgagccgagccggaaaccggagcacGTTCAGCGTGAGCAtagcagagccgagccagaaacGGGAGCGcgtccagcgcgagcagagcagagcagagccgagccggaaaccggagcacGTTCAGcgtgagcagagcagagccgagtcAGAAACTGGAgtgcgttcagcgcgagcagagcagagccgagccggaaaccggagcgcgttaagcgcgagccgagccgagccgagccggaaaccggaggacagaatggttaggtcagaaacaaaagaacaaacaaaacagagaataCGCTGGGGAGtaatcagggcaagcctaaagacaatctggcactgtctggaggattcaggcatccttataagtgccagaaaattagACGCCATATCCGTGCAGCTGtttgggagtgggcgtttccttggtgattgaggcggtaatgcctgaagtgctcaagcgggctgacagtacccccccgtCTAGGGCGGCCCCGGACGCCCCAACAGGCTTCCCCGGGTGGGCCTGATGAAAGCCAGCAATCAGGTCAGGGTCCAGGATAAAGCGGGAGGGGACCCAGGAGCGTTCCTCAGGACCATAGCCCTCCcaatccacaaggtactgaaggccCCGACCACGACGACGGGAGCGGAGCAGGCGGCGCACGGTGTAGGCAGGGCCCCCAGCAATGACCCGGGCGGGCGGAGGGGTTCTGGCGGAGGGCACCAGGGAGCAGGCCTGAACGGGTCGAACCCTAGACACATGAAACGTAGGGTGGACCCGGAGCGCCCTGGGGAGCCTGAGTCGGAGGGCCACGGGATTGACGACCTTGGAAATGGGGAAGGGGCCGATGAAGCGCGGGGCGAGCTTCCGACAGGTGGCCTTAAGGGGAAGGTCCTGAGTAGAGAGCCACACATGTTGCCCGGCACGGTAGCGGGGGGCTAGGCGCCGCCTACGGTTGGCCCCCTGGCAAAGCCTTATGCCATTCTTGAGCAGGGCTTCTCGGGCCACTCTCCAGCCTCAACGGCAGCGTCGGAAGAAAAGGGCGGCAGAAGGAACGGCGGAACGGGGTTCCTGTTTGGAGAAAATTGGCGGCAGGAAACCGTGGACCACAGTGGGAAGAGTGTTATGGGCATACTCAATCCATAAAAGTTTGTCCGACCAGGAGGAGGGTTCCCGACTGCAAAGGAGGTGGAGACCGGTTTCAAGATCCTGGTTGAGTCTCTCGGTCTGTCCGTTCGTCTgggggtgaaacccagatgagaggctggtcgagatgcccaggaggcggcagaactccctccaaaactgcgccgagaattggggtccgcggtccgagacgatatctctggggaaaccatggaggcggaatatgtgctggagggccagCTTGGCGGGTTCCTTGGCAGATGGCAGCTTGGGTAGAGCGATGAAGTGGCCCATCTTAGAAAACCGATCAATGACCGTCATGACAACCGTGTTGCCACTGGAAACGGGCAGCCCGGTAACGAAGTCCATGGCGATGTGCGACCACGGGCGTTTCGGAATAGGAAGGGGCCGAAGAAGACCTTGGGGGCGGCCACGAGGGttcttgtgttgggcacagtcgcGGCAGGCTGCGACAAAGTCCCGGGTGTCCTTTACCACGGAAGGCCACCAGAAGCGTGCCTTGACCAGAGACAAGGTGCGTGGCTGACCggggtgacagaagaacaggaAGTTGTGACACCATTGAAGAACGAAAGCTGGTACGAAAGAGAGAACTGGAAGCGGCCAAAGAAGCCCCATCTAGCCTGTCGGGGGTTGAGCCGTTTAGCCAATTGGAGGTACTCAAGGTTCCGATGATCCGTCCAGACCAGAAAGGGGACCTCCGCACCCTCCAACCAATGGCGCCATTTCTCCAAGGCCAGTTTGACAGCCAGGAGCTCCCTCTCACCCACCGGGTAGTTACTTTCTGAGGAGCTAAGgcgcctggaaaaaaaagcgcaaggatgcaggcggttatcctcagggcagacctgggagagcacCGCCCCCACTCCCACGCCGGAGGCGTCAACTTCAACAACGAACTGCCGAGCCGggtcaggaaagatgaggacagaatggtcaggtcagaaacaaaagaacaaacaaaacagagaatacgctggagagtgatcagggcaagcctaaagacaatctggcactgtctggaggattcaggcgtccttataagtgccagaaaattagACGCcatatccgtgcagctggttgggagtgggcgtttcctcggtgattgaggcggtaatgcctgaagtgctcaagcgggctgacaatatatggttgaaatgacaataaaagcttcttgactttacttgacttgaaatatgtctgcaatTCATCTCCTTACTTGGAAAAGGACCTCAGTCGTCAGAAGGGAGAGAGGCTGGCAGAGAACGTGGTCATGAATCTGATTGAGCCATGTTTGGATGATGGGAGAAATGTCACGATGGACaatttctttacttcactgttACTGTCGCACAGACTGCTGCAGCGCAAAACAACGCTACTGGGCACGGCGAATAAAGTCCGGTCGTGAACTTCCTCAACTTGCAAAAAACACTGCACAGCGAGAGGCGAGAGGTATTCTCCACTTCAGTGCTTAGAAGTGGCAGTGTCTGCTTGACAATTTAttcacctaaaaaaaacaagactgtgtgtgttctaaGTTCCATGCACCAAGACGTCACGTGACGATTGGTGACGGCAGAAAGAGGAAACCCAACACGATAACAGACTATAACCACATGAacatatgtgaatgtgtgtataattttacacCAGTGCTACAATGTTTTCTGATGTGTACTATACAGGCCTAtagaaaaaagcacatatactcatgactctctctctctctgcaaatgtgccaggcctcacaggtaattggtgtgtttgcacaacaaaagcaggagaacaatggagctgcgggcctgtgaaaatctcagctGGGGTGCTACTAGGTGTAAGGTCCAGGGAATTTATGCAAATTTGCGCAGGTAAAATTGTACTTCTTCCGTTTTGTGTACCCGAGTACACATGAGTACCTGTAAGAATGATGGGCTTAATTTCATCGTATTCTCTCAGAGCCCACACGTAAATACGAGCTAAATCTACAGAGTAGATGAACTGACGTAGTCCTCGACCCGATCCCCAGACCTCCAGAGCTGTTTCATCccctaaaacacacaattacacacctgtttcagcattactttgtatttattaatcagCCATGGCCAGTCTACCTGTTCAAGCCATGGCTGTTCATCGTGTTCAGTTTATTTTGCAACCACTGCTGGTTTGGTACCTGATCGTGTTTTGCCTGTTCTACTTGCAACACAAAAGTTCTCACCTGACTGCAACTCATACATAACTTCCACAGCACATGCATGGAACAAGAATGATAGCAGATTGTCACTTTGAAGACAAAACAGTCCAGATGTATGTATAATGAGATAACCTTAAGTCGCTGTGGATGAGGGCGCCATCATACATGTCATACATTTGTTTGTCTAATCAGTTTGTCTCGACAGTTTGACTGTTTTCGAAGCTGAAGTTGTCATGAGGGCCAAAAATATTTGTGGGAATACCAGATGTGTACCGCCGCCCATACTGCTGAAAACAGGCcctgcacataaacacacaatattAACTTAGTCACACTTCTTTGTTTACTGGTTATATGTGTATGTCTCAGCAAGCTAAACTGATTTGTTTGCAGTGCCTCCACCTGaaatacttacacacacacacacacacacacacacacacacacctctg from Silurus meridionalis isolate SWU-2019-XX chromosome 24, ASM1480568v1, whole genome shotgun sequence encodes the following:
- the LOC124377899 gene encoding GDP-L-fucose synthase-like; the encoded protein is MEAEKKPMRVLVTGGSGLLGKAIEQGWSQHVCGPVFSSMGGGDETALEVWGSGRGLRQFIYSVDLARIYVWALREYDEIKPIILTVGEEDEISNKTAVDVIVEAFGFTGPVIYDTSKPDGQLKKMANNAKLRRYLPNFTLTPFHIAVKETCDWLAANYDIARK